A stretch of Labrus bergylta chromosome 19, fLabBer1.1, whole genome shotgun sequence DNA encodes these proteins:
- the nrsn1l gene encoding neurensin 1-like: protein MALCSEACVSVSGGETYGNEAGSSCLQFGVRSYLHHFYEECSSSMRERDPDSQGFVQSQRSTLWWNSAIWKVSLALGLLILTAGVASLSVCYTTPHRIESFGEGEMFFVDTQAISFNRGLHLSTAAGIWLTCLGSALAAIGVVVWTFPRSNLKERLFYRPGAGEQTRKSRSNWWGFRVPREVVTKPPSTKEGKIPVTLLKEENVQFTS from the exons ATGGCTCTGTGCTCTGAGGCTTGTGTCTCGGTCTCAGGAGGGGAAACCTATGGTAATGAG GCAGGCTCAAGCTGTCTTCAGTTTGGGGTTCGGTCCTATTTGCACCACTTCTATGAGGAGTGCTCTTCCTCTATGCGAGAGAGAGACCCAGATTCTCAAGGGTTTGTTCAGAGCCAGAGGTCAACCCTATGGTGGAACTCAGCCATCTGGAAG GTGTCCTTGGCCTTGGGTCTCCTGATACTGACTGCAGGAGTTGCCAGCCTATCAGTTTGTTACACCACTCCTCATAGAATTGAGTCATTTGGAGAGGGAGAAATGTTCTTTGTAGACACACAAGCCATCAGCTTCAACAGGGGGCTGCACCTCAGCACTGCGGCTGGGATCTGGCTCACCTGTTTAGGCTCAGCCCTGGCAGCAATAGGGGTTGTTGTTTGGACTTTCCCAAGGTCCAATCTGAAAGAGAGGCTGTTCTACAGACCAGGGGCTGGGGAACAAACAAGAAAGTCTCGGTCAAACTGGTGGGGATTCAGGGTCCCAAGGGAGGTAGTTACTAAGCCGCCAAGTACAAAAGAGGGGAAAATACCAGTAACACTGTTGAAAGAGGAAAATGTGCAGTTCACTTCTTAA